A stretch of the Sphingobacterium thalpophilum genome encodes the following:
- a CDS encoding KUP/HAK/KT family potassium transporter, with product MTDNSHHNSINKLSFAGLLISLGIVFGDIGTSPLYVFKAIMGQGAIHKDLVLGGLSCVFWTLTLQTTVKYVWITLRADNKGEGGILSLYSLVRKRAPWLIFPAMIGAATLLADGMITPAITISSAIEGLDIKFPGLPTVPIVVTIISLLFIIQRFGTSVVGKVFGPLMTIWFTIIGVLGLSHIHLAPEVMKAINPYYAFHILITYPHSLLLIGAVFLCTTGAEALYSDMGHCGKANIRISWIYVKITLILNYFGQGAWLLTQEGRVLGGANPFYSIMPDWFIGYGIAIATIAAIIASQAMISGSYTLISEAVRLNIWPKVAIRYPSEHKGQLYVPSINLILWIGCMIVIWVFEESSKMDAAYGLAINLTVLMTTILMGYFLAMKKVNRVLIGIFLFAYFVIELTFLVGNGVKIAHGGWLTLLLAIALFGTMYCWYTARKIKNRFVNFININKYYPIISELSEDKSVPPFASHLVYLTSANFKSEIEAKIIYSIINKKPKRADVYWLVHVDVMDHPHTREYSIDQLIPGKLIRIDFKLGFREEQRISLLFRKVVEDMVKKGEIDITSQYNTLRKHNIPGDFKFVVLEKVLSKTNQLTWIEKVIMDIYGYLKKMSLSEEKGFGLDSSFVTVERVPLNFPQTSEVHLIRKD from the coding sequence ATGACAGACAATAGTCATCACAACAGTATCAACAAGCTTAGCTTTGCCGGCTTGTTGATCAGCTTAGGAATCGTCTTTGGAGATATTGGGACTTCACCCTTATACGTCTTCAAGGCAATCATGGGACAAGGTGCTATCCACAAAGATCTTGTCCTCGGCGGACTCTCCTGTGTATTCTGGACGCTGACCTTACAAACAACAGTAAAATATGTCTGGATCACCTTGCGCGCTGACAATAAAGGCGAAGGGGGGATTCTTTCCCTCTATTCTCTGGTACGCAAGCGGGCCCCCTGGTTAATATTCCCAGCCATGATCGGTGCAGCAACACTATTAGCCGATGGCATGATCACGCCGGCCATCACCATTTCGTCTGCAATAGAAGGTCTCGATATCAAGTTTCCCGGGCTGCCCACTGTCCCTATTGTGGTCACAATCATATCCTTACTTTTTATTATCCAGCGATTTGGTACCTCCGTGGTCGGAAAAGTTTTCGGCCCCCTGATGACCATCTGGTTTACGATCATTGGCGTTCTCGGTTTATCCCATATCCATCTGGCACCGGAAGTCATGAAGGCTATCAATCCATACTATGCGTTTCATATTCTCATTACTTATCCACACTCGTTACTTTTAATCGGTGCAGTATTCCTCTGTACCACAGGGGCGGAGGCCTTGTATTCGGATATGGGACACTGTGGCAAAGCCAATATCCGCATCAGCTGGATCTATGTTAAAATTACGCTGATCTTAAATTATTTTGGTCAGGGAGCCTGGTTACTGACCCAAGAGGGCCGTGTACTGGGCGGAGCCAATCCATTCTATTCGATTATGCCCGACTGGTTTATCGGATATGGTATAGCCATCGCTACCATAGCTGCCATCATCGCGAGCCAAGCCATGATTTCGGGATCCTATACCTTGATTTCGGAAGCCGTGCGGCTTAACATTTGGCCGAAGGTGGCTATCCGTTACCCAAGCGAACATAAAGGTCAATTATATGTACCTTCCATTAATTTGATCCTTTGGATAGGATGTATGATTGTCATTTGGGTGTTTGAGGAATCCAGCAAAATGGATGCGGCATATGGGCTGGCGATCAACCTAACAGTGCTGATGACAACCATATTAATGGGCTATTTTTTAGCAATGAAAAAGGTAAATCGCGTACTAATTGGCATATTCCTGTTCGCCTACTTTGTCATCGAGCTCACCTTCCTTGTCGGTAACGGCGTGAAGATTGCACACGGCGGCTGGCTGACTTTGCTACTTGCTATTGCTCTTTTCGGAACCATGTATTGCTGGTATACTGCACGCAAAATCAAGAATCGATTCGTCAATTTTATCAATATCAATAAATATTATCCCATTATCTCCGAATTAAGTGAGGACAAATCAGTACCTCCATTTGCCTCCCATTTGGTATACCTGACCAGTGCAAACTTTAAGTCTGAGATAGAAGCCAAAATTATCTATTCGATCATTAACAAAAAACCAAAGCGTGCTGATGTATACTGGCTTGTGCACGTTGATGTGATGGACCATCCGCATACAAGAGAATACTCCATTGATCAGCTGATCCCCGGAAAGCTGATACGCATTGATTTTAAATTAGGTTTCAGAGAAGAACAGCGTATCAGCCTCCTTTTTAGAAAAGTAGTAGAAGATATGGTAAAAAAAGGCGAAATTGATATAACCAGTCAGTACAATACTTTACGCAAGCATAATATTCCGGGGGATTTTAAATTCGTCGTACTGGAAAAGGTGCTATCCAAGACCAATCAGCTGACCTGGATAGAAAAAGTAATCATGGATATTTATGGTTATCTCAAAAAAATGAGTCTCTCAGAAGAAAAAGGCTTTGGCCTGGACTCGAGTTTTGTAACGGTGGAACGGGTTCCGTTAAATTTTCCACAGACCTCCGAAGTCCATCTCATACGCAAAGATTAG
- the rlmF gene encoding 23S rRNA (adenine(1618)-N(6))-methyltransferase RlmF, with protein sequence MADANPKKKLHPRNRHLDNYNFDELSKVEPSLKDFVTLNAYKVKTIDFNNPEAVKALNQALLKKYYNIQHWDIPQENLCPPIPGRADYIHYAADILARDNNGEIPKGGKVRILDIGVGANCIYPIIGHQEYGWSFVGSEIIKKAYKNAIEITRTNMSLKKSIQIRLQNNPKAIFKDIILPDEKFDMVICNPPFFSSQTEALQQSIRKTTGIKDAKVGDSPVIQTFAGQGSELWCDGGEKAFLTRMIFESQFHKDQVKWFSTLVAHREDVRFLLHKLKKINVKESEVIRMEQGNKVSRILLWRF encoded by the coding sequence ATGGCAGACGCTAATCCCAAAAAGAAATTACACCCTCGAAATAGACATCTCGACAACTACAACTTTGACGAACTCAGCAAAGTCGAACCTTCCTTAAAAGATTTTGTTACATTAAATGCTTACAAAGTAAAAACAATCGACTTTAATAATCCCGAAGCGGTGAAAGCCTTAAATCAGGCTCTTTTAAAAAAGTACTACAACATTCAGCACTGGGATATCCCTCAGGAAAACCTTTGTCCTCCCATTCCGGGCAGGGCTGATTACATCCACTACGCCGCAGACATTCTCGCCAGGGACAACAATGGCGAAATCCCAAAGGGCGGCAAAGTACGCATCCTGGATATCGGCGTGGGCGCCAACTGTATCTATCCCATCATTGGCCACCAAGAGTACGGATGGAGTTTCGTAGGCTCCGAAATCATTAAAAAAGCCTACAAAAACGCAATTGAAATTACCCGGACGAATATGAGCCTGAAAAAAAGCATACAAATACGGCTGCAGAATAATCCAAAAGCCATCTTCAAGGATATTATTCTTCCCGATGAAAAATTTGATATGGTCATCTGCAACCCACCCTTTTTCAGCTCACAAACTGAAGCATTGCAACAGTCTATACGCAAGACAACGGGTATTAAAGATGCTAAGGTAGGCGACAGCCCAGTCATACAGACATTTGCCGGACAAGGCAGCGAACTTTGGTGCGACGGAGGCGAGAAAGCATTTCTCACGCGCATGATATTTGAAAGCCAATTTCATAAAGATCAGGTGAAATGGTTTTCAACATTGGTCGCACACCGTGAAGATGTCAGATTTTTACTGCATAAACTAAAGAAAATCAATGTAAAAGAATCTGAAGTCATCCGTATGGAACAGGGCAATAAAGTAAGCCGGATCCTCTTGTGGAGATTTTAA